A DNA window from Mus caroli chromosome 8, CAROLI_EIJ_v1.1, whole genome shotgun sequence contains the following coding sequences:
- the LOC110300688 gene encoding arylamine N-acetyltransferase 3 gives MNKRCRRATRVAVLQPLVTGTISLQGPRHERRVADGQAVAVGRLERTQLGTMDIEAYFERIGYQKSSNKLDLQTLTEILQHQIRAIPFENLNIHCGKTMELSLEDTFHQIVRKKRGGWCLQVNHILYWALTMIGFEATMLGGRVYVPSACKYSNTMIHLLLQVTISGKTYIVDSAFPFSCQLWEPLELTSGKDQPQVPAIFHLTEENGTWYLEQTKRQEYVPNQEFIDSNFLEKNTHRKIYSFTLEPRTIEDFQSISTYYQVSPSVMTNTSLCSLHTQDGVHGLMGTILAYKKFNYKDNIDLVEFKILKEEEIEEVLKRVFGIHLETKLVPKCGNVLFTI, from the exons ATGAACAAACGCTGTAGAAGAGCCACCAGGGTTGCTGTGCTCCAGCCTCTTGTCACAGGAACTATCAGCCTTCAGGGACCCAGACATGAAAGGAGAGTAGCAGATGGACAGGCGGTGGCTGTCGGGCGCTTGGAGAGGACCCAGCTG GGGACCATGGACATTGAAGCATACTTTGAAAGAATTGGTTACCAGAAGTCCAGCAACAAACTGGACTTGCAGACATTAACTGAAATCCTTCAGCATCAGATACGGGCTATTCCTTTTGAGAACTTGAACATCCATTGTGGGAAAACCATGGAACTGAGCTTAGAGGACACCTTTCATCAAATTGTGAGGAAGAAGCGGGGAGGGTGGTGTCTTCAAGTCAACCATATTCTCTACTGGGCTCTGACCATGATAGGGTTTGAGGCCACAATGTTAGGAGGACGTGTTTATGTCCCTTCAGCCTGCAAGTATAGTAACACTATGATACACCTTCTACTACAGGTGACCATTAGTGGCAAAACATACATTGTAGATAGTGCATTCCCATTTTCCTGCCAGCTATGGGAGCCTCTGGAGTTGACATCTGGGAAGGATCAGCCTCAGGTTCCTGCCATCTTCCACCTGACAGAAGAGAATGGAACCTGGTACCTGGAACAAACTAAAAGACAAGAATATGTTCCAAACCAAGAATTCATTGATTCTAATTTTCTTGAGAAGAACACACATcgaaaaatatattcttttactcTTGAACCACGAACGATTGAAGATTTCCAGAGTATAAGTACATACTACCAGGTATCTCCATCTGTGATGACAAACACATCACTTTGTTCCCTACATACCCAAGACGGAGTCCATGGTTTAATGGGCACCATTCTTGCCTATAAGAAGTTCAATTATAAGGACAATATAGATCTGGTAGAGTTTAAGAttctgaaggaagaagaaatagaagaagtcctGAAGCGTGTTTTTGGAATTCACTTGGAGACAAAGCTTGTGCCCAAATGTGGTAATGTCCTTTTTACTATTTAG